The following proteins are encoded in a genomic region of Arcobacter suis CECT 7833:
- the rpoC gene encoding DNA-directed RNA polymerase subunit beta' yields MSKTERTLQPIEIKELERPQDFAAFQLRLASPEKILSWSCGEVKKPETINYRTLKPERDGLFCAKIFGPVKDYECLCGKYKKMRYKGVVCEKCGVEVTSSKVRRHRMGHIDLVSPVAHIWMVSSLPTRIGTLLGVKLKDLERVLYYEAYIVSEAGEAYYDNEKTKKVLKYDILNEEQYRTIADLFEHTGFEANMGGQIVRDLLETIDLFELLTILKEEMGSTKSEAKRKTIIKRLKVVENFLNSGNKPEWMMLTQLPVLPPDLRPLVSLDGGKFAVSDVNDLYRRVINRNNRLKRLTELDAPEIIIRNEKRMLQEAVDALFDNGKTANAVKGANKRPLKSLSEIIKGKQGRFRQNLLGKRVDFSGRSVIVVGPTLNMDQCGIPKKMALELFKPHLMAKLEEKGYATTLKAAKRLIEGEANEVWECLNEIVDEYPIMLNRAPTLHKLSIQAFHPVLIDGKAIRLHPLVCAAFNADFDGDQMAVHVPLSQEAVAEAKILMMSSMNILLPASGRAIAVPSQDMILGIYYLSLEKDGVKGEHKLFTDVNEVRIALDMNKIDLHAKIRTKLDDKVIHTTVGRLLIHEILPSFVPANLWNKILKKKDIGTLVDYIYKHGGYEVTPRFLDNLKNLGFKFATIAGISISIDDIRVPETKVGHIAKSKKEVIEVQKQFSQGLLTEQERYNKIIDIWTEVNNRLGSEMMELVKSDKNGFNSIYMMADSGARGSAAQIRQLSGMRGLMAKPDGSIIETPIISNFREGLNVLEYFISTHGARKGLADTALKTANAGYLTRKLIDVSQNVRITVEDCGTHEGIEITDITSGNELIESLEERITGRVIAEDIIDPISNEILFAEGTLITEEDAKLVTEAEVKSVVIRTPLTCKVENGLCSKCYGLNLGEQRKAKPGEAVGVVAAQSIGEPGTQLTLRTFHVGGTASATQTERELKADKEGFIRYYNIKKHVKSDGKIIVANRRNAGVLLVEPKINAPFKGKVTVETLHEETILTISNGKEEKKYFLRKNDVAKANELAGISGKIEGKLYLPYKDGEEVEQNESIVEMIKDGWNIPNRIPFASELKVEDGAPITSKIISGAKGFVKYYKLTGDYLERRHDIKAGDVVTEKGVFAVVVDADDREALRHYVARGSLIELNDNTEVEKDSVITTPKTTEQVVIAEWDPYANPTIAEKAGTISFEDIIPGLTVSEQFDELTGTSKLVVNEYIPAGYKPTIILATDDKEIIRYSLDPKTSLNVAEGKRVEVADIIGKTPKATQKSKDITGGLPRVSELFEARRPKNIAILASFDGVVTFGKPLRNKERIIVSDGTGNNVEYLVEKSKQILVHDGEFVHAGEALTDGQISPHDVLRILGEKALHYFIVSEVQQVYRSQGVNIADKHIEVITSQMLRQVSILDGGDTKFIIGDMVSKKRFKIENEKIIKLGGNPAIAEPLLLGITRAAVTSDSIISAASFQETTKVLTEAAISAKMDMLEDLKENVVIGRTIPVGTGLYKNQKIKFSEH; encoded by the coding sequence ATGAGTAAAACTGAAAGAACGTTACAGCCTATTGAAATAAAAGAGTTAGAAAGACCACAAGATTTTGCGGCTTTCCAATTAAGACTTGCAAGTCCTGAGAAAATTCTTTCTTGGTCTTGTGGAGAAGTAAAAAAACCTGAAACAATCAATTATAGAACATTAAAACCAGAACGTGATGGTTTATTTTGTGCGAAAATTTTTGGACCAGTAAAAGATTATGAATGTCTTTGTGGTAAATACAAAAAAATGAGATATAAAGGTGTTGTTTGTGAAAAATGTGGGGTTGAAGTAACTTCATCAAAAGTACGAAGACACAGAATGGGACATATTGATTTAGTATCTCCTGTTGCTCATATTTGGATGGTTTCATCACTTCCTACAAGAATTGGAACATTACTTGGTGTTAAACTAAAAGATTTAGAAAGAGTATTATATTATGAAGCATATATTGTAAGTGAAGCTGGTGAAGCTTATTATGATAATGAAAAAACTAAAAAAGTTTTAAAATATGATATTTTAAATGAAGAACAATATAGAACTATTGCAGATTTATTTGAACATACTGGTTTTGAAGCTAATATGGGTGGACAAATTGTAAGAGACTTATTAGAAACTATTGATTTATTTGAATTATTAACTATTTTAAAAGAAGAAATGGGTTCTACTAAATCTGAAGCAAAAAGAAAAACTATAATCAAAAGATTAAAAGTTGTTGAAAACTTCTTGAATTCTGGAAATAAACCAGAATGGATGATGTTAACTCAACTTCCAGTTCTGCCACCTGATTTAAGACCACTTGTTTCACTTGATGGTGGAAAGTTTGCAGTTTCTGACGTTAATGACTTATATAGAAGAGTAATAAACAGAAATAACAGATTAAAAAGATTAACTGAACTTGATGCTCCTGAAATTATTATTAGAAATGAAAAAAGAATGCTTCAAGAAGCGGTTGATGCTTTATTTGATAATGGAAAAACTGCAAATGCTGTTAAAGGTGCAAATAAAAGACCTTTAAAATCATTATCTGAAATTATCAAAGGTAAACAAGGACGATTTAGACAAAACTTACTTGGAAAAAGAGTTGACTTTTCAGGAAGATCTGTAATTGTTGTTGGACCTACATTAAATATGGACCAATGTGGTATTCCTAAAAAAATGGCTTTAGAGTTATTTAAACCGCATTTAATGGCTAAGTTAGAAGAAAAAGGTTATGCAACAACTTTAAAAGCTGCAAAAAGATTAATTGAAGGTGAAGCAAACGAAGTTTGGGAATGTCTAAACGAGATAGTTGATGAATATCCAATTATGTTAAATAGAGCTCCAACTCTACATAAACTTTCTATTCAAGCTTTCCATCCAGTTTTAATTGACGGAAAAGCAATTAGATTACACCCATTAGTTTGTGCTGCCTTCAATGCCGACTTCGATGGTGACCAAATGGCAGTTCACGTGCCTTTATCACAAGAAGCAGTTGCAGAAGCAAAAATTTTAATGATGTCTTCAATGAATATTCTTTTACCAGCATCTGGTAGAGCAATAGCAGTTCCTTCTCAAGATATGATTTTAGGTATTTATTATCTATCATTAGAAAAAGATGGTGTAAAAGGAGAACATAAATTATTTACAGATGTAAATGAAGTAAGAATTGCTTTAGATATGAATAAAATTGATTTACATGCTAAAATCAGAACTAAATTAGATGATAAAGTTATTCATACAACAGTTGGAAGATTATTAATTCATGAAATTTTACCATCATTTGTTCCTGCAAATTTATGGAACAAAATTTTAAAGAAAAAAGATATTGGAACATTAGTTGATTATATTTACAAACATGGTGGATATGAAGTAACTCCAAGATTCTTAGATAATTTAAAAAATCTAGGATTTAAATTTGCAACAATTGCTGGTATTTCAATTTCTATTGATGATATTAGAGTTCCTGAAACAAAAGTTGGACATATTGCTAAATCTAAAAAAGAAGTTATTGAAGTTCAAAAACAATTTTCTCAAGGTTTATTAACAGAGCAAGAAAGATATAATAAAATCATTGATATTTGGACAGAAGTTAATAATAGACTTGGTTCTGAAATGATGGAATTAGTTAAATCTGATAAAAATGGATTCAACTCTATTTATATGATGGCTGACTCAGGAGCAAGGGGATCTGCTGCTCAAATTAGACAGTTATCAGGTATGAGGGGACTTATGGCTAAGCCAGATGGTTCTATTATTGAAACACCAATTATTTCAAACTTTAGAGAAGGTCTAAATGTACTTGAGTACTTTATTTCAACTCACGGAGCTAGAAAAGGTCTTGCGGATACTGCACTTAAAACTGCAAATGCTGGATACTTAACAAGAAAATTAATTGACGTTTCTCAAAATGTAAGAATTACTGTTGAAGATTGTGGAACTCATGAAGGTATTGAAATTACTGACATTACTTCTGGTAATGAGTTAATTGAGTCATTAGAAGAAAGAATCACTGGTAGAGTTATCGCTGAAGATATTATTGACCCAATTTCAAATGAGATTTTATTTGCAGAAGGTACATTAATAACTGAAGAAGATGCAAAACTTGTAACTGAAGCTGAAGTTAAATCTGTAGTAATTAGAACGCCATTAACTTGTAAAGTTGAAAATGGTTTATGTTCAAAATGTTACGGTTTAAATCTTGGTGAGCAAAGAAAAGCAAAACCAGGTGAAGCAGTTGGAGTTGTTGCAGCTCAATCAATTGGAGAACCAGGAACTCAGCTGACACTTAGAACTTTCCACGTTGGGGGAACAGCAAGTGCTACTCAAACAGAAAGAGAATTGAAAGCTGATAAAGAAGGTTTCATTAGATATTACAACATTAAAAAACATGTTAAATCTGATGGAAAAATCATTGTAGCAAATAGAAGAAATGCTGGTGTTTTATTAGTTGAACCAAAAATTAATGCACCATTTAAAGGTAAAGTTACAGTTGAAACTTTACATGAAGAGACAATTTTAACTATTTCAAATGGAAAAGAAGAGAAAAAATACTTCTTAAGAAAAAATGATGTTGCAAAAGCAAATGAATTAGCTGGAATTTCTGGAAAAATCGAAGGTAAATTATATTTACCATACAAAGATGGTGAAGAAGTTGAGCAAAATGAATCAATCGTTGAAATGATTAAAGATGGATGGAATATTCCTAATAGAATTCCATTTGCTTCTGAATTAAAAGTTGAAGATGGTGCTCCAATTACTTCTAAAATAATTTCTGGTGCAAAAGGATTTGTTAAATACTACAAATTAACTGGTGATTATTTAGAAAGAAGACATGATATTAAAGCTGGTGATGTTGTTACTGAAAAAGGTGTATTTGCAGTTGTTGTTGATGCAGATGATAGAGAAGCTTTAAGACATTATGTTGCACGTGGTTCATTAATTGAATTAAATGATAATACAGAAGTTGAAAAAGATTCAGTTATTACTACTCCTAAAACAACAGAGCAAGTTGTAATTGCAGAATGGGATCCATATGCAAATCCAACAATTGCAGAAAAAGCTGGAACAATTTCATTTGAAGATATTATTCCTGGTCTAACAGTTTCTGAACAATTTGATGAATTAACTGGAACTTCAAAATTAGTTGTTAATGAATATATTCCAGCAGGTTACAAACCTACTATTATTCTTGCAACAGATGATAAAGAGATAATTAGATATTCTTTAGATCCTAAAACATCGTTAAATGTTGCTGAAGGTAAAAGAGTTGAAGTTGCTGATATAATTGGTAAAACACCAAAAGCAACACAAAAATCGAAAGATATTACTGGGGGTCTTCCAAGAGTTTCTGAATTATTTGAAGCTAGACGACCAAAAAATATTGCAATACTTGCATCATTTGATGGTGTTGTAACATTTGGAAAACCTTTAAGAAATAAAGAAAGAATTATTGTATCTGATGGAACTGGAAATAATGTAGAATATTTAGTTGAAAAATCTAAACAAATTCTTGTTCATGATGGTGAGTTTGTTCATGCTGGTGAAGCGTTAACAGATGGTCAAATTTCTCCACACGATGTATTAAGAATTCTTGGAGAAAAAGCTCTTCATTACTTTATTGTATCTGAAGTTCAACAAGTGTATAGATCTCAAGGGGTAAATATTGCTGATAAACATATTGAGGTAATTACATCTCAAATGTTAAGACAAGTTTCTATTTTAGATGGTGGAGACACTAAATTCATCATTGGAGATATGGTTTCTAAAAAAAGATTTAAAATTGAAAATGAGAAAATAATTAAATTAGGTGGAAATCCTGCAATTGCTGAACCTTTATTATTAGGTATCACAAGAGCTGCTGTAACATCTGATTCTATTATCTCAGCTGCATCATTCCAAGAAACTACAAAAGTTTTAACAGAAGCTGCAATTAGTGCAAAAATGGATATGTTAGAAGACTTAAAAGAAAACGTGGTAATTGGTAGAACAATTCCTGTTGGAACAGGTCTATATAAAAACCAAAAAATTAAATTTTCTGAACACTAA
- the rpoB gene encoding DNA-directed RNA polymerase subunit beta encodes MLNSLKSGNRLRVDFAKNPQQIEIPNLLQLQQTSYDTFLMIGQDDRTTAGIEKVFKSIFPIHDVQNRITLDYLGSEVGKPKYDVRESMVRGLTYSIPLKINIRLTLWDLDEKTGEKIGVKDMKEQSLFIREIPLMTDRTSFIVNGVERVVVNQLHRSPGVIFKEEESNTADNKLIYTGQIIPDRGSWLYFEYDAKDVLYVRINKRRKVPVTILFRALGYSKEDIIKLFYPIVNIKVKNNKFLTEFNPDDFMGRIEFDVKDDKGNLVIGAGKRLTARKAKALIEGGLKLIEYPLEQLMDRSTANTIYDPESGEVLFDALTNLDELKLKKLLDLGFESFDIANDLATGIDNSIINAFKADAESLKLLKQTEQIDDENDLSAIRIYKVMRPGEPVTKEAAKEFVKKLFFDPERYDLTKVGRMKMNHKLGVNVPEYVTTLTYEDVIKTVQYLVKVKSGHGHIDDRDHLGNRRIRAIGELLANELHAGLIKMQKAIRDKMTTLSGTLEDIMPHDLVNSKMITSTITEFFTSGQLSQFMDQTNPLSEVTHKRRLSALGEGGLVKERAGFEVRDVHPTHYGRICPVETPEGQNIGLINTLSTFSKVNELGFIEAPYKTVIDGLVTNEIKYYTATQEEGLVIAPGSTKVDENGKIVESLIEARKDGEILLMERSSVDLIDISSQMVMGVAASLIPFLEHDDANRALMGSNMMRQAVPLLRPNAPVVGTGLEKTVARDAWEAIKAGRAGLVEKADAKNIYVRGEDENGAFIDHYSVNKNVRTNNNTSFGQRIAVTEGEFVEKGQVIADGPSMDKGELAVGVNAMVAFMPWNGYNYEDAIILSERLIEEDAFTSVHIYEKEVECRELKHGNEEITRDLPGVKEESITHLDNSGIVKIGTFVKPGMILVGKVTPKGEIKPTPEERLLRAIFGEKAGHVINKSLVCPTSMEGTVVDVKVFTKKGYEKDERAVAEIASEKAELDLKHHDKLLMLDREEILKINDLLLKSTLIKDLELDDVTYKKGETIPVDVLMNVNRFAMKKVVSSYPKEIENSYNDIKEHFIKQKAHLRDEHEEKLQVLEHDDILSSGVIKQVKVYIATKRKIKVGDKMAGRHGNKGIVSNIVPKVDMPYLEDGSTVDVILNPLGVPSRMNIGQILEVHLGLVGKKLGAQIQEIFEAKKADFIHELRAKMSEIAGVAKLMNAKAFMDKLSDDDLIKYGQDWAKGVRFATQIFDGVKEEEFAKLFELAKIDTDGKCVLFDGKTGDKMKERVNVGYMYMLKLHHLVDEKVHARSTGPYSLVTQQPVGGKALFGGQRFGEMEVWALEAYGATNVLKEMLTTKSDDVEGRTRAYRAIANGENVPNSGVPETFFVLTKELKALALDVEIFGEVENNE; translated from the coding sequence ATGTTAAACTCTTTAAAATCTGGTAATAGACTTAGAGTTGATTTTGCAAAAAATCCGCAACAAATTGAAATTCCAAACTTATTACAACTACAACAAACTTCATATGATACTTTCTTAATGATAGGTCAAGATGATAGAACTACTGCTGGGATTGAAAAAGTATTTAAATCTATTTTCCCAATACATGATGTACAAAACAGAATTACTCTTGATTACTTAGGTAGCGAAGTAGGTAAACCTAAATATGATGTTAGAGAATCAATGGTTAGAGGACTTACTTATTCAATTCCTCTTAAAATTAATATTAGATTAACACTATGGGATTTAGACGAAAAAACTGGTGAAAAAATCGGTGTTAAAGATATGAAAGAACAATCTTTATTCATTAGAGAAATTCCTTTAATGACAGATAGAACATCTTTTATCGTTAATGGTGTTGAAAGAGTAGTTGTTAATCAATTACACAGATCTCCAGGTGTTATCTTCAAAGAAGAAGAATCAAATACTGCTGATAATAAACTAATTTATACTGGACAAATTATTCCAGATAGAGGTTCTTGGTTATATTTTGAATATGATGCTAAAGATGTATTATATGTAAGAATTAATAAAAGAAGAAAAGTTCCTGTAACTATTTTATTTAGAGCATTAGGTTATTCTAAAGAAGATATTATCAAATTATTCTATCCAATAGTTAATATCAAAGTTAAAAACAATAAATTTTTAACAGAATTTAATCCTGATGATTTCATGGGAAGAATTGAGTTTGACGTTAAAGATGATAAAGGTAATTTAGTTATTGGTGCTGGGAAAAGATTAACAGCTAGAAAAGCTAAAGCTTTAATTGAAGGTGGATTAAAACTGATTGAATACCCATTAGAACAATTAATGGATAGATCAACTGCAAATACTATTTATGATCCAGAATCTGGTGAAGTGTTATTTGATGCTTTAACAAATCTTGATGAATTAAAATTAAAAAAACTATTAGATTTAGGTTTTGAATCATTTGATATTGCAAATGATTTAGCAACTGGAATTGATAATTCAATTATTAATGCATTTAAAGCTGATGCTGAGTCTTTAAAATTATTAAAACAAACAGAACAAATTGATGATGAAAATGATTTATCAGCAATCAGAATTTATAAAGTTATGAGACCAGGTGAGCCAGTTACTAAAGAAGCTGCAAAAGAGTTTGTTAAAAAATTATTCTTCGATCCAGAAAGATATGATTTAACAAAAGTTGGAAGAATGAAAATGAACCATAAACTTGGTGTTAATGTTCCTGAATATGTAACAACTTTAACTTATGAAGATGTTATAAAAACAGTTCAATACCTTGTAAAAGTAAAATCTGGTCATGGGCATATCGATGATAGAGATCACTTAGGTAATAGAAGAATTAGAGCAATTGGTGAATTATTAGCAAATGAATTACATGCTGGTTTAATCAAAATGCAAAAAGCTATTAGAGATAAAATGACTACTTTATCTGGTACATTAGAAGATATTATGCCACATGATTTGGTTAACTCTAAAATGATTACTTCAACAATTACTGAATTCTTTACATCTGGACAACTATCTCAATTTATGGACCAAACAAATCCATTATCAGAAGTTACTCATAAAAGAAGACTTTCTGCACTTGGAGAGGGTGGACTTGTAAAAGAGAGAGCTGGATTTGAAGTAAGGGACGTTCATCCTACTCACTATGGAAGAATTTGTCCAGTTGAAACTCCAGAGGGACAAAATATTGGTCTTATTAATACATTATCAACTTTCTCAAAAGTTAATGAATTAGGATTTATTGAAGCTCCTTATAAAACTGTAATTGATGGTTTAGTTACTAATGAAATTAAATACTATACTGCAACTCAAGAAGAGGGATTAGTAATTGCTCCTGGTTCAACTAAAGTTGATGAAAATGGAAAAATTGTTGAATCTTTAATTGAAGCTAGAAAAGATGGTGAAATCTTACTAATGGAAAGAAGTAGTGTTGATTTAATTGATATCTCTTCTCAAATGGTTATGGGGGTTGCAGCTTCTTTAATTCCTTTCTTAGAACACGATGATGCCAACAGAGCATTAATGGGTTCAAATATGATGAGACAAGCCGTTCCATTATTAAGACCAAATGCTCCTGTTGTAGGAACTGGTTTAGAAAAAACAGTAGCACGTGATGCTTGGGAAGCTATTAAAGCTGGACGTGCTGGTTTAGTTGAAAAAGCAGATGCAAAAAATATTTATGTAAGAGGTGAAGATGAAAACGGTGCTTTCATTGATCATTATTCTGTAAATAAAAATGTAAGAACAAATAATAATACATCTTTTGGACAAAGAATTGCCGTAACTGAAGGTGAATTTGTTGAAAAAGGTCAAGTAATAGCTGATGGTCCTTCAATGGATAAAGGTGAATTAGCAGTTGGTGTTAATGCTATGGTTGCCTTTATGCCTTGGAATGGATATAACTATGAGGATGCTATTATTCTTTCTGAAAGATTAATAGAGGAAGATGCATTTACATCTGTTCATATTTATGAAAAAGAAGTAGAATGTAGAGAATTAAAACATGGTAATGAAGAAATAACAAGAGATTTACCAGGTGTTAAAGAAGAATCTATTACTCATTTGGATAATTCAGGTATTGTAAAAATTGGTACATTCGTAAAACCAGGAATGATTTTAGTTGGAAAAGTAACACCAAAAGGTGAAATTAAACCAACTCCTGAAGAAAGACTTTTAAGAGCAATCTTTGGTGAAAAAGCTGGACATGTTATTAATAAATCATTAGTTTGTCCAACATCAATGGAAGGAACAGTTGTTGATGTTAAAGTGTTCACTAAAAAAGGTTATGAAAAAGACGAAAGAGCAGTTGCAGAAATTGCATCTGAAAAAGCTGAATTAGATTTAAAACACCATGATAAATTATTAATGCTTGATAGAGAAGAGATTTTAAAAATCAATGATTTATTATTAAAATCAACTTTAATTAAAGATTTAGAGTTAGATGATGTTACATATAAAAAAGGTGAAACAATTCCTGTTGATGTATTAATGAATGTTAATAGATTTGCAATGAAAAAAGTTGTTTCTTCTTATCCAAAAGAGATTGAAAATTCTTATAATGACATCAAAGAGCATTTCATTAAACAAAAAGCTCATTTAAGAGATGAACATGAAGAAAAACTTCAAGTTTTAGAACACGATGATATTTTATCTTCTGGTGTTATTAAACAAGTAAAAGTTTATATTGCAACTAAGAGAAAAATCAAAGTTGGGGATAAAATGGCTGGACGTCACGGAAATAAAGGTATTGTTTCTAACATCGTTCCTAAAGTTGATATGCCTTACTTAGAAGATGGTTCAACTGTTGATGTTATTTTAAATCCACTTGGGGTTCCATCTAGGATGAATATTGGACAAATTCTAGAAGTTCACTTAGGATTAGTTGGTAAAAAACTTGGAGCTCAAATTCAAGAAATTTTTGAAGCTAAAAAAGCTGATTTTATTCACGAGTTAAGAGCTAAAATGAGTGAAATTGCAGGTGTAGCTAAACTTATGAATGCAAAAGCATTTATGGATAAATTAAGTGATGATGATTTAATAAAATATGGTCAAGATTGGGCAAAAGGTGTTAGATTTGCTACTCAAATTTTTGATGGTGTAAAAGAAGAAGAATTTGCAAAATTATTTGAATTGGCAAAAATTGATACAGATGGTAAGTGTGTTCTTTTTGATGGTAAAACTGGTGATAAAATGAAAGAAAGAGTAAATGTAGGTTACATGTACATGCTTAAACTTCACCACTTAGTTGATGAAAAAGTTCATGCAAGATCTACTGGTCCTTACTCTTTAGTAACTCAACAACCAGTGGGTGGAAAAGCACTATTCGGTGGACAAAGATTTGGAGAGATGGAAGTTTGGGCATTAGAAGCTTATGGTGCAACAAATGTACTAAAAGAAATGCTTACAACAAAATCTGATGACGTTGAAGGAAGAACAAGAGCTTATAGAGCTATCGCAAATGGTGAAAATGTTCCAAATTCAGGTGTTCCTGAAACATTCTTCGTATTAACAAAAGAATTAAAAGCTCTTGCTTTAGATGTAGAGATTTTTGGAGAGGTAGAAAACAATGAGTAA
- the rplL gene encoding 50S ribosomal protein L7/L12, whose translation MAISKEDVLEYISGLSVLELSELVKQFEEKFGVSAQPVAVAGGAVAAVEAVEEKTEFDVVILDAGDKKINVIKEIRALTGLGLKEAKTAAEETPSTIKEGVSKEDAEAAKAALEAAGAKVEIK comes from the coding sequence ATGGCAATTTCTAAAGAAGACGTATTAGAATACATCTCTGGTTTATCAGTATTAGAGTTATCTGAATTAGTAAAACAATTCGAAGAAAAATTTGGAGTATCTGCTCAACCTGTTGCGGTTGCTGGTGGTGCTGTTGCTGCTGTTGAAGCAGTTGAAGAAAAAACTGAATTTGATGTTGTTATCTTAGATGCTGGTGACAAAAAAATTAATGTTATTAAAGAAATTAGAGCATTAACTGGTTTAGGATTAAAAGAAGCAAAAACTGCTGCTGAAGAAACTCCTTCAACAATTAAAGAAGGTGTTTCTAAAGAAGATGCTGAAGCTGCAAAAGCTGCATTAGAAGCTGCTGGTGCAAAAGTAGAAATTAAATAA
- the rplJ gene encoding 50S ribosomal protein L10 translates to MTKQQKSEIIESLTVEFKNSLAVVVCDYKGLTHKELESLRKDARANNTKVQVAKNTLVTVAVKNAELGDIELNGTNIFLWSEDQISACKVADKFATTNKEKFAIKSGIIEGKIADFATVNAFAKLPSREQLLGMLAATWMAPVANFTIGLDALRKKKEEEAA, encoded by the coding sequence ATGACTAAACAACAAAAATCAGAGATTATTGAGTCTTTAACAGTTGAATTTAAAAATTCATTAGCAGTTGTTGTATGTGATTATAAAGGTCTTACTCATAAAGAGTTAGAATCTTTAAGAAAAGATGCAAGAGCTAATAATACAAAAGTACAAGTTGCTAAAAATACTTTAGTTACGGTAGCTGTTAAAAATGCAGAATTAGGTGATATTGAATTAAATGGTACAAATATTTTCTTATGGTCTGAAGATCAAATTTCAGCTTGTAAAGTTGCTGATAAATTTGCAACAACAAATAAAGAAAAATTTGCTATTAAATCAGGTATCATTGAAGGTAAAATTGCAGACTTTGCTACAGTTAATGCATTCGCTAAATTACCATCAAGAGAACAACTTCTTGGTATGCTTGCAGCTACTTGGATGGCACCTGTTGCAAACTTTACTATTGGGCTTGATGCACTTAGAAAGAAAAAAGAAGAAGAGGCAGCTTAA
- the rplA gene encoding 50S ribosomal protein L1 translates to MAKISKRYKALTEKIEDKKYSLTDACTSVRELKSAKFDESVEIALNLNVDPRHADQMIRGAVVLPNGTGKTVRVAVFAKGLKMDEAKAAGADVVGNDDLAEQIQAGNINFDVLIATPDCMGIVGKVGRILGPKGLMPNPKTGTVTMDVTKAVNDAKGGQVTYRVDKKGNMQAGIGKVSFSAEAIRENAAAFISAINKAKPSTAKGRYIANAAISLTMSPSIILDNMELMEIR, encoded by the coding sequence ATGGCAAAAATTTCAAAAAGATATAAAGCATTAACAGAAAAAATTGAAGATAAAAAATATTCTTTAACTGATGCTTGTACAAGTGTAAGAGAGTTAAAATCGGCTAAATTTGATGAAAGTGTTGAAATTGCACTTAATTTAAATGTTGATCCAAGACATGCAGACCAAATGATTAGAGGTGCTGTTGTACTTCCAAATGGAACTGGTAAAACTGTAAGAGTTGCAGTATTTGCTAAAGGTTTAAAAATGGATGAAGCAAAAGCTGCAGGTGCTGATGTTGTTGGTAATGATGATTTAGCAGAACAAATCCAAGCTGGAAACATCAACTTTGATGTTTTAATTGCAACTCCTGATTGTATGGGAATTGTAGGGAAAGTTGGAAGAATTTTAGGGCCAAAAGGTTTAATGCCAAATCCTAAAACTGGAACAGTAACAATGGACGTAACTAAGGCAGTTAATGATGCTAAAGGTGGTCAAGTTACATATAGAGTTGATAAAAAAGGTAATATGCAAGCTGGAATTGGAAAAGTTTCATTTTCTGCTGAAGCTATTAGAGAAAATGCAGCAGCATTTATTTCTGCAATTAACAAAGCTAAACCTTCAACTGCAAAAGGTAGATATATCGCTAATGCAGCTATATCATTAACTATGAGTCCATCAATTATTTTAGATAATATGGAATTAATGGAAATTAGATAA
- the rplK gene encoding 50S ribosomal protein L11, producing the protein MAKKIQGLIKLQIPAGAANPSPPVGPALGQRGVNIMEFCKAFNEKTKDKAGFRIPVVITVYTDKSFTFELKQPPMTDLIKKVAGIKSGSSNPLKQKIGKLTKDQVMEIVNMKIADLNTDDKEVAAKIVAGSARSIGIEIEL; encoded by the coding sequence ATGGCTAAGAAAATTCAAGGTCTAATTAAATTACAGATACCTGCGGGTGCTGCTAATCCATCACCACCAGTAGGACCTGCATTAGGTCAAAGAGGTGTTAACATAATGGAATTTTGTAAGGCTTTCAACGAAAAAACAAAAGATAAAGCTGGATTTAGAATTCCAGTAGTTATTACTGTTTATACTGATAAAAGTTTTACATTTGAGTTAAAACAACCACCAATGACTGATTTAATTAAAAAAGTTGCTGGAATCAAATCTGGTTCAAGTAATCCATTAAAACAAAAAATTGGAAAATTAACTAAAGATCAAGTAATGGAAATTGTTAATATGAAAATTGCTGATTTAAATACAGATGATAAAGAAGTTGCTGCGAAAATTGTTGCAGGTTCAGCTAGATCAATTGGTATTGAAATAGAATTATAA